One Benincasa hispida cultivar B227 chromosome 5, ASM972705v1, whole genome shotgun sequence genomic window carries:
- the LOC120077298 gene encoding anther-specific proline-rich protein APG-like, whose amino-acid sequence MPHSALLNALLAAALLFSAAAAPAPAPSPAPLHTPPASPSPPWRWTPITKPPPSSTPSHESKPTPPPSSPPPTPSPTPVLPPHHHHAPTERPVSLPLQKSPSPSPSPSPSWIAVPPPEAPAPSKAKSDAFNNRFSVVASVAIDAMAAALLL is encoded by the coding sequence ATGCCTCACTCTGCCCTTCTCAACGCCCTCTTGGCGGCGGCGCTGCTCTTCTCCGCCGCCGCGGCTCCGGCGCCGGCTCCGTCACCAGCGCCGTTGCACACTCCCCCGGCCTCCCCTTCCCCTCCCTGGAGATGGACCCCCATCACCAAACCTCCTCCGTCCTCAACGCCGTCGCATGAATCCAAACCCACTCCACCACCGTCGTCTCCGCCCCCGACACCGTCGCCCACTCCAGTTCTGCCGCCGCACCACCACCATGCACCAACTGAGCGTCCAGTTTCCCTGCCGCTGCAGAAGAGCCCATCTCCATCTCCGTCTCCATCTCCATCGTGGATTGCCGTACCGCCACCGGAAGCACCGGCGCCGTCGAAAGCGAAGAGTGACGCCTTTAATAATAGATTCTCGGTGGTGGCATCGGTGGCTATTGATGCCATGGCTGCTGCTCTTCTGCTTTAa